The window CCAACCTCGTATTCAAGAAAAGGGATAGGAACACCAAAACCAAGATCATCCCTACAATGGCGTTCTCCGTCAATAATTGGGTTCGCTGGGTCAATGTCGTGGAGCGGTCGTCGATGACATCCAATCGTACATTGGTATATTTTTCGTTGAACTCCTCGATATATTGCCTCACATTTTCGGCGGAGCCCATTAAGTCTTCGGTGTTGGTACTGGTGATGGTGATGTTCACCGCAAGCTCCCCATTAAAATAGGAAGCGTTGGGAGTTTCCGAAAAACGGTCCCTGATGACGGCAACATCCTTTAATCGCACGGCACGGCCGGCAGCATCTCCCCTAACGATGATGTTGGAAAGTTCGTCCCCATAATAGGAGCGGTTGTTGGCCCTGATCAGATATTCCTCGGTTACGGTCTTGATATTACCTCCAGTGACCAAGATATTGGCATTGGAAACGGCCTGCGCCACATCGGCAAAGGATAGGTTGTAAGCCAAAAGACTGTTTTCATCAACAGCGATTTCAATTTCTTCGTCGGGATACCCATCAATTTGAATCTGGGAAATCCCATCGATAGCCCTAAGGTCGTTTTCGATTTGACGGGCTATTTGCTTTAAAGTGACCAACGGAATGTCCTTACCGCTGACGGCAAAACTAATTGTTGGCCTTACCGGTTCCTGTTTGGCCACAATCAAAGGTTCCATCCCTGTTGGGAAGGTGGGCACCCGATCCACCGCATTTTTGACCTCCAACAGCATAAAATCAACATTTCGCTCCTTTTCGATTTCCACGTTGATGGTACCGCTATTTTCCCTAGAGGTAGAGGTTACACGTTCTACACCTTCCAAACCTTTAAGGTTGTCCTCTATCTTGAGAACAATACCTTCTTCGATTTCTTGGGGGGATGCCCCGGGATAGGTAATGGAAATGGTAATGTTACGGGCCTCGTTCAGCGGAAAGAAGGACGATTTTAAGGAAAGAATCCCAACAATACCAAAGACAAAAAATGCCAAGATAAAGACATTTACTGCCATGTGGTATTTAATAAAATACGAGATGAGCTTTCTCATAGCTTACGATATTAGGATTTACTTTCGTCAAAGGTGCGCACCAACATACCGGCGTATGCACCTGTCATGGGTTTTGCCACGATGACTTCGCCATCGGGAACGTTCTTGAGCACTACAGTCTTATCGGTGAAGAAAACTGGTTGAACATCCATAAGGTCCAGAATAGAATCCCGAACCACAAAAATCTGGTTGTTTTCCAATAATAGCGATCGGTTGACCTCAATGGCATCGGTCTCTTCCTTGGCCTCAAGATTGGCTTCCAAATATTGACCTTCTTTCAAGTCGTCACCACTAACTTCGATGTAGACCATAATAGTCTGGGAGTTCTGGTCCACCCTACTGTTCACCCGGGTAACCTCTCCCATGTAGGTTTGGGTCTTTTCCAAATTTGTCAGCTCTACCTTTTTCCCTACGCGTAAAAAATCCCCATAGGTTTTACTTACGGATACTTCCAGTTCGTACAGGCCTGTATCGATGAACTCGCCAAGCTTCTGCCCCGAACGAATCAATGTTCCCTCGGTAACCAATGCTTCGGTCAACACACCGCTAAAAGGCGCTGTAATGGTATATTTGGTGAGACGCTGCTCCAAATTTTTCACATTGTAATAGGTCGTAATGATTTCCCTCCCCGTAATAAAGAATTTCTCCTTTTCCGAATCCATGGAAGGTAATTCCGGAGTGGTCTTGTCCAAATCAAAACTATTGAGGTATTGTTGCCATTTGGGGTAGATTTCCGGGTAGTCCAACCTCAAGTCGGGCATAATGGAGGTCAACAAATTGTACAGATTGCTTTTGGCGGATTGTACGGTTGCGTAGTATTCGCTGGCATCGATTCGGATAAGCGTTTGTCCTGCGCTGTATGCTTGTCCAGTACGGAACAATTTGCTGCCAGGCCTAAACACACCCTGTACCTCAGAGAAAAGTTCCAACCTTTTTTTGGCCTGCAGATTACCATTGGCCGGAACCCGAATGGGTACGGTGGTATTTTTAACGGTATCTACAAAAACGGTCTTTACGATTTTTTGTGATGGCGGTCTTCTGTTATCCTTGCTGTCTGCAATAAGTCCAGCGAAATACAGGGAGGCGAAGATGATAATGCCTCCAACAACTGCCGATATGATGAGCTTTCGCATGCGTAAGTTGGTTTAATCTGTGCAAATCTATTCCCTTCGATTTTT is drawn from Flagellimonas sp. MMG031 and contains these coding sequences:
- a CDS encoding HlyD family efflux transporter periplasmic adaptor subunit — translated: MRKLIISAVVGGIIIFASLYFAGLIADSKDNRRPPSQKIVKTVFVDTVKNTTVPIRVPANGNLQAKKRLELFSEVQGVFRPGSKLFRTGQAYSAGQTLIRIDASEYYATVQSAKSNLYNLLTSIMPDLRLDYPEIYPKWQQYLNSFDLDKTTPELPSMDSEKEKFFITGREIITTYYNVKNLEQRLTKYTITAPFSGVLTEALVTEGTLIRSGQKLGEFIDTGLYELEVSVSKTYGDFLRVGKKVELTNLEKTQTYMGEVTRVNSRVDQNSQTIMVYIEVSGDDLKEGQYLEANLEAKEETDAIEVNRSLLLENNQIFVVRDSILDLMDVQPVFFTDKTVVLKNVPDGEVIVAKPMTGAYAGMLVRTFDESKS